The window tagcccttcttcccttcctcaccCCCAATCACTTTGCAAAAAAGAGACTGATGAGAAGTGACAAGTCATACAAGGCAGTCACAGAATCTGTATTTAAACCCAGCTGCAGATGCTTTAAACCTGATTAAATAGTTAAGACTacataagaaaaatggaaggttGGGGAAGGACTGGGGCTGTCAAGAGGGGAACCAGAGAACATCCCCCATGCCCACTCCCAACCCAAGTTGTTCATGCTCTCcacaaattactttgtattaaatttatgttattcccctccctccccactgtCCCCTAAGGAAAGAtttgtttacaatttatttttgtatcaccAGCCCTGAGCCCCAgcacagtaagtacttaataaatgcttgttctggTGAACCTGGTGAACAAGGTCACACAAGCCTGGGTCCCAGTTTTTGTTGCACTAGACAGACTTTGGGGGGACAGAGTATCTGAGCAACTTCTGGGTCAAGATCCCTCAAGAGTAGAATAAGAAATGGTCACAGCCCTTAAGACATAACCTGGAGCAGCCTGGGCTTCCTGGAACCCCATCCCTTTAAGAGCCTAGTCCTCCAAGACCTGACCCAAGGAGACTGTCCCAATTTCATTCCCTCCCCAGAAAGGAACTCCAACACAAGGGTGACATCATCCACAGAGCcaggatttaaaaacaacaacaacaacaacaacaacaataataataatataaatatgttaaataacatttaaaacaataaatagaaaaataaactgataaataaatcaaagtacaaaatacttccaaattgcaacagaaaaaaaaagtcacacagacagacagacacctAATTTGAGTAGCTTCAAATATGATCACCAATGATCTCTTTTCACAGTTCACAGCTTTGTTCCCTCCTCTCCCATTTGCCCTCTTCCCAGAAGGCTGGCTCTAGGAGACCCCAAGTCCAGTAGTAAGTATCTTGGTGAACCCCAGCATGCATCAGGGCATGATGCTTCCTGCCCCAGTACCCTCCCGCAAAGCAGCAGCAAACCCTCTAAAGGGGAGAGTTCAGGAAAGTGGATCAAGGAACTGAGACCAGGAACCAATGGCTGAAATCTCCTTggatggaggaggaagaggaagaggaggaccACAGGAAGGCACACTCTGGGCCATGATGAGTGGGCTTCTCCCTACAGTGGCAGGTCAGTACTGTTGTGGCGGGTTTTCCGGGAAGTGCCATCATCTCGGGGCAGTGCCCTTTGTAGGATGGACATTGCTTCAGTCTTTTTAAGGTCAATCACAGCATAGGAATCTGACCGGCGGGTAGGGTGTGCAGAGGACACTGGAGGACGAGGAGTTGGGGGACtctggtgctccttggggtggtCCCCAGCCCAGCCCTTCAATTCCACCTGAATGTAATTCAGCTGTCGTGGTGGTTCTGGGCCTGGTCTGCGGAAGTCAAAGTTGAATACTCGGGGAGACCCCCGACGACGGGACAGTGGCACAGGGAAGTTGATGTGACTTCGGGGGGCAGCCCGAGCATTTATGTAGTTCTGGAGTGGGGTTTCATCCTCATCCCCACCATCAGGGTAGCCATTTGAGGAAGGGGTCAGGCCATCCCTGGAATCCCCATCATCCTCTTCTCCTGGTTGGTGAGCCTGGCTCTCCCACACAGGTGGCAGTGAAGGCAGGTTCTCATAGTGTAGCAGAGCTGCCCGCCGCTGTGAAAAGCCATTCCAGCTCAGCTCCTCTTGGCTTAGTCTCCAGTTCCCACTACGGGGCGGGACCCCACCAGTGAGGTTCTCATATGTACACTTAGGCTGAGCCAGACATTCAGCTGGGCactcattgttgttgttgtgggCTGGTCCACTCTGCTGGCCAGAGCAGAGGGGCCCCCCACATTCTGGCCCAGGGCTGCCACAGTAACCCTGACACTTTACCACATGACGTAGGGTAGAGCTTGGGTCCAGGACAAACTTCACCTGACCTGGCTGCAGGAACACCTTGGGGTCTCGGCTGTCTAGGACACAGCTTCGAGCCCTCGAAGGGAAGCCTACCCGACCCTCAGGTAAAGGCTGTAGGCAGCGCCGGCCCCTTCTGTCTTCCTCATTTCCAGGTGTGTTGACATAGGTGTGggactgtgaaaaaaaaaaggcagatgcATTAAATCGGGGAGAGCTGATAGggtcaaagggaaaaaagaacttCCCCAATGAGACAAGGATTGAATCCATAATTTCATTGGAGATAGGGAACTCCCTCCCCAAATAAAGTTTACAGCCTCCCTTTTCTGCAACATTTGGATTTAGAGAGATTCCAGGAacacagagtttaagtgacttgaccaggttcaCCTAACAAAACGTGTTGGAAATAGATCTTGAACTCACACCGTCCTGATTTCCAGGCAAGCACTCTATCTACTAGATCATgatgccttcaaaaaaaaaaaaaaaactaaataaaaagatgaggagggaaaaagaaaagtagaggCACCAGAAGAGATGGACTGGGTCAGAAAGAGAAAGTTGGCACCTTCTCCAACTCCAAACCTTCCAATAAagtccccttctttcccctccctttaccTTTCCTCTCACAAAGTTCCCAATGGAAGACACAGCCAACCTCCTCAGTGTTTCCTAACCCTGCTCCCACCAATGAAACCAAAGTCGGAGTGTGGAAGCCAGTCAGCACTTACCTGCTCCTCAGGGGCAATCAGAGCATGGGTTGACTCCTCTCCAAAGGAAGAGTGTCGTAAACTGCCCATAGAGGCGGGGCGAGGGGTGGAGTATGGCGGGCCATCCCCAGGGAAGCTGGGGAAGCCATTGGAGAAGCCAGACACAGTGTAGCCCAAAgctggaaggaggaagaaagtggTTACAACAAGGTCAGAGCAAAATGCAGTCATGAATCATTTCCTAGACAAATACCCCTCCAGAAGGAAAGACCCACGTTTTCAGTAGCATCCTATTACCTTCCAAGTAAAATTTAGGCTTGTCTGTTTGGTATATGAAGTCCTCCAGGACTTGGTGCCACTAGAAAACACCAGCTTTGCTACTTATTACTTCTTTCCAAAGTCTATGGTCCATTCAAACTCCAAATATACCTTGGACTTTCCCACTCCCACACCTTTGCTCCTGCTACTCCTTCTACCTACAAGGTCTTCCTACTCAAATGTACTTTTTAATCACTCCCAAGCTTATCTCTGACACAAAGCCTTCTCCAGCCCATCCAGCTCAGAATGACCTCTCTTCTCTTCACTCTCAAAACAACAGTCATTAGTCCTGCACACTCTGTGTCCTTGGGGTGGAAGAGGATCTGTGATTGCTCTCTATTAACACAGAGAAATTTCAGGGAAGAAACTCCCTAAACTGACATTAAGCTGTCACAATTCTACAATGTCTAGTGCTAGAAGAATTGTCTGGAGCACTGAGAGGTTGAgaaatttgctcagggtcatacaggcCAGAGGTGTTCCCACCAAGGTAGGACTCAGATATTCCTATCTCCAagcctagccacccccatccatTCTGCATCAGGCCACctcacttaagaaatgcttaatgGGCAGACTGAACAGCCACATCAACATTTACAGGACACTTCCCCTACTCCCTCTTGTCTTTAGTGAGCTGGTCATAAGCACCTAGCATGATAATTAGTTAATGGATTGAGGAGAGTGAAGGGACATTGCACACTCCATCTGGTTTCCCCAGCCCGCATTAATGCACAGCCCAAAAGAGGCACTCAGTGATAATGAGTCCACAGCCAAATGGTGCTTTATGGTTTATGGTGCACTTCTGGTTTTATAACACCTCCCAAAAGTTAAGCagatgagaatttattttttgcattttaaagatgCA is drawn from Macrotis lagotis isolate mMagLag1 chromosome 5, bilby.v1.9.chrom.fasta, whole genome shotgun sequence and contains these coding sequences:
- the FRS3 gene encoding fibroblast growth factor receptor substrate 3 isoform X2 yields the protein MGSCLGCLYRDSVPNNHPTKFKVINVDDEGMELGSGVMELTQRELVLHLHRRDAVRWPYLCLRRYGFDSNLFSFESGRRCQTGQGIFAFKCSRAEELFNLLQDLMQCNSISVMEEPVIVTRSSHSAEMGLPQNPHAANALGYTVSGFSNGFPSFPGDGPPYSTPRPASMGSLRHSSFGEESTHALIAPEEQSHTYVNTPGNEEDRRGRRCLQPLPEGRVGFPSRARSCVLDSRDPKVFLQPGQVKFVLDPSSTLRHVVKCQGYCGSPGPECGGPLCSGQQSGPAHNNNNECPAECLAQPKCTYENLTGGVPPRSGNWRLSQEELSWNGFSQRRAALLHYENLPSLPPVWESQAHQPGEEDDGDSRDGLTPSSNGYPDGGDEDETPLQNYINARAAPRSHINFPVPLSRRRGSPRVFNFDFRRPGPEPPRQLNYIQVELKGWAGDHPKEHQSPPTPRPPVSSAHPTRRSDSYAVIDLKKTEAMSILQRALPRDDGTSRKTRHNSTDLPL
- the FRS3 gene encoding fibroblast growth factor receptor substrate 3 isoform X1, producing the protein MICLLPLSCFFLPGLTSCSDIMGSCLGCLYRDSVPNNHPTKFKVINVDDEGMELGSGVMELTQRELVLHLHRRDAVRWPYLCLRRYGFDSNLFSFESGRRCQTGQGIFAFKCSRAEELFNLLQDLMQCNSISVMEEPVIVTRSSHSAEMGLPQNPHAANALGYTVSGFSNGFPSFPGDGPPYSTPRPASMGSLRHSSFGEESTHALIAPEEQSHTYVNTPGNEEDRRGRRCLQPLPEGRVGFPSRARSCVLDSRDPKVFLQPGQVKFVLDPSSTLRHVVKCQGYCGSPGPECGGPLCSGQQSGPAHNNNNECPAECLAQPKCTYENLTGGVPPRSGNWRLSQEELSWNGFSQRRAALLHYENLPSLPPVWESQAHQPGEEDDGDSRDGLTPSSNGYPDGGDEDETPLQNYINARAAPRSHINFPVPLSRRRGSPRVFNFDFRRPGPEPPRQLNYIQVELKGWAGDHPKEHQSPPTPRPPVSSAHPTRRSDSYAVIDLKKTEAMSILQRALPRDDGTSRKTRHNSTDLPL